CCGCGAACCTCCCTCTCGAGCCGCATTCTCGCATAGGGCATCATGGTTGCCTCTCTGGCAGCGCCGCGTGTGCCGCCCTCGGCTCAGGTCTTTGGAAGCGTGTTGCTCGATCGGCCCCGACGCTCCCCAGCACGATCGGCGTAGGAAGCCTCGCAGATCTCGGGACGGGGCAGTCGCTATGGACCGTCGGATGCGTTCGCACTTCGTCGCGCAGCGCGAATCAGCTGTTGGATGGACTCTTCGCGTTCGCCGCTTCTCCACGCGAGCTGCAGCGGGAGTTCGACCTTCAGGTCCCGGGCCGAAACGAAGTCCACGAGCTTGGGGGGCCGCATCCGGTTGGCCGAGTTGGCGAACCCGATGCCAACCCCAGCCGAGACCAGGCTCAGCATGGTCTGTTCGTCGCGGGTTTCCTGGACGATGTTCGGTGACAGCCCGGCTCGCTGAGTCGCCGCCAGGATCCGGTCATGGTAGTCAGGGGAGGTCTTCCTCCGAAAGAGGACGAGCGGCTCCGTGGCGAGATCCCGAAGGCGAAGGTCCGTGCGACCGCGCCAGCCGCGACTCCGAGGGACGGCGAGCACGACGTCGTCTCTTTGAACCAGGAGGGACCGGATGCCCCCGGGCCTGGGCCCGAGGAGATAGGCGAACCCGGCCCCGACTCGGTGCGCTTCGAGCTGATGGACGAGCTCGGCTGCGAGCAGGGGCATCAGCTCGATCGTCACGTCAGGGAACTTCGTACGGTAATGACGCAGCAGCCGAGGCATCACCCCTCCCCACGCTGCGTTCTCCGCGTAGCCGACACGCAAGAAGCCGCTCTGGCCCCGGGCCACTTTCTGGGCCCTGCCACGCGCGGCTTCCGCTCGCGCGAGGATCTCCCGGGCCTCCCTCAGAAACGCCTCGCCCGCGGCCGTCAGTCGCACACCTCGGGGCAGGCGCTCGAAGACCTCGCAGTCCAGATCCTCCTCGAGGCTCATGATCTGCCGGCTGAGCGCGGGTTGGGCAATGTGCAGCCGCCCAGCGGCGCCCTTCACGCTCCCTTCCTCGGCCACCGCGACGAAGTAACGGAGGTGTCTCAGTTCCATTTATACCTTCTAGGCATCGCACCTATGCAAAGAAAGCATTTTACGCATATCGAGAGCTGGCGTACATCCTCTGCGTGCATTCAAGGGAGAAGGGACAGGAAGCATGAGCCAGCGATTGAACTTGCAGAACACACCCGACCCGACGGCGATCGAGGCCGAGCGCGTCCGCTTCTCGAACCGGGGCGTCGAGTTGCAGGGGGTCGTGTACAAGCGGGCCGACGGCGGCCATGTCCGTCCGGGGGTGATCACTGCGGGCGCTTGGACCGCGGTCAAGGAACAAATGTCCGGGACCTACGCCCGCGAGCTCGCCCTGCGCGGTTTCACCGCGCTTGCCTTCGACTTCACGGGTTGGGGCGAGAGCGGAGGAGAGCTCCGATTCGTCGAAGACCCGGAGGTGAAGACCGCAGACCTCCATGCGGCCGCCGACTATCTGGCAGGCCGGGCCGACGTGGATGCCCACGACATCACGGGCCTGGGAATCTGTGCGTCGTCCGGATACATGGCGGAGGTCGTCGCCGACAACCGCCAGCTTGCGCGGCTGGCGCTGGTCGCTCCGTGGCTTCACGACCGCTCGATCGCCGAGGAGGCCTACGGTGGCGCCGCGTCGGTCGCGGGGCTCATCCAGGCGACGGAGGCAGCAGAAGGCGCTTCGGACCCGCTGATCTTGACGGCAGCGAGCCTGACCGACGAGACAGCGCCGATGTATGGGGCTCCCTACTACACGGAAAGAGACCGCGGCCTGATTCCCGAGTTCGACAACAAGTTCAGCGTGCTCACCTGGAAGCCGTGGCTCACCTACGACGGGCTCGCGTCGGCGGAGCGAATGACGAAGCCGGTGCTGATGGTCGGTTCGCCCTCGATGGCGCTTCCTGTCGGCGCAGAGGCCTACGAACGCCGCACGAAAGCCCCTCTCTCGAAAGTATGGCTCGGGGAGGACGTCAGCCAGTTCGATTTCTACGACCAAGCGGACGTTGTCGAAGTCGCGACCGATGCCGTCGCGAGATTCGTCCGCGGAGAGGGCTCGTGATACCTCGGCGCTCGCTCGGAGGCTTGCTGATCGCGCTCCTCGCTGGGTGTGCCCACCCCGGGGGCGCGGTGTCACCCGACGAGGCGGCGGTCACCACCATCGTCGAGAGCGTCGCTGTCCTGGCCGACCGCGGGGAGTTCGACGCCTTGTCTCGCCTCTACGCCGATGAGTTCACGCTCGACTATTCCTCCTTGAACGCCCAGCCGGTGGCGAAGAAGACGCCGCTCGCGCTGATGGCTGAGTGGGCCAGCGTGCTGCCGGGGTTCGACCGGACACGACACGCGCTCTCCGGCGTTGCAGTGGGGGTGAGCGGGGACTTGGCCACTGCTCGTGCCGATGTCACCGCTTCTCACTGGATCGGCGGGGACGTCTGGCGCGTGAGTGGCCGCTATCACTACGCGCTGCGGAAGAGGAGCGGTCGATGGAGGATCACGTCCATGACGTTCACGCTGGGTAGGGAGGAGGGCTCGAGAGAGATTCTCCAGGTGGCA
This region of Myxococcota bacterium genomic DNA includes:
- a CDS encoding LysR family transcriptional regulator; the encoded protein is MELRHLRYFVAVAEEGSVKGAAGRLHIAQPALSRQIMSLEEDLDCEVFERLPRGVRLTAAGEAFLREAREILARAEAARGRAQKVARGQSGFLRVGYAENAAWGGVMPRLLRHYRTKFPDVTIELMPLLAAELVHQLEAHRVGAGFAYLLGPRPGGIRSLLVQRDDVVLAVPRSRGWRGRTDLRLRDLATEPLVLFRRKTSPDYHDRILAATQRAGLSPNIVQETRDEQTMLSLVSAGVGIGFANSANRMRPPKLVDFVSARDLKVELPLQLAWRSGEREESIQQLIRAARRSANASDGP
- a CDS encoding alpha/beta hydrolase — translated: MSQRLNLQNTPDPTAIEAERVRFSNRGVELQGVVYKRADGGHVRPGVITAGAWTAVKEQMSGTYARELALRGFTALAFDFTGWGESGGELRFVEDPEVKTADLHAAADYLAGRADVDAHDITGLGICASSGYMAEVVADNRQLARLALVAPWLHDRSIAEEAYGGAASVAGLIQATEAAEGASDPLILTAASLTDETAPMYGAPYYTERDRGLIPEFDNKFSVLTWKPWLTYDGLASAERMTKPVLMVGSPSMALPVGAEAYERRTKAPLSKVWLGEDVSQFDFYDQADVVEVATDAVARFVRGEGS
- a CDS encoding nuclear transport factor 2 family protein; the encoded protein is MLIALLAGCAHPGGAVSPDEAAVTTIVESVAVLADRGEFDALSRLYADEFTLDYSSLNAQPVAKKTPLALMAEWASVLPGFDRTRHALSGVAVGVSGDLATARADVTASHWIGGDVWRVSGRYHYALRKRSGRWRITSMTFTLGREEGSREILQVASELAASRDLPGNHRVRAERNKQTVRRFFGALDAEDMSALVDLFTEDAVQRNPYHGGVFPPEARGEQALREYWTPLPASFDRMRFSVDALLATEDPDLVFVTFRGEITLKNGAGLYENHYYATFRFDDAGRIVEYVEVFDPVVAARAFGRLEELR